A single Cyprinus carpio isolate SPL01 chromosome A6, ASM1834038v1, whole genome shotgun sequence DNA region contains:
- the LOC122145393 gene encoding integral membrane protein 2B-like: MVKLAFNSALGQKDSKKKKKDHACQLRDVEPTVAPYQEAVQGLGCWCTSCWPSGHSSASLVWSWRGACLYRYRLTHERMYFCGVNYREENYKMQDSQEEPDMAICQPHTRRVEARVRVLEDEGVEIINIPVPKFSGQWTPADIVQDSNRRLEAYLALRLNKCYVTSSTPNTLLWMPPRDLLELLVNIKCNCSKHCYLIIEALRNSHPFSWQTTGPMPQSYLVRGKDGSGPEAGAPYKDQILNSDHTSHTHSPYHFSLFTGIQKREALNCHKILHFENKFVVETLICERRGVG; encoded by the exons ATGGTGAAACTCGCTTTCAACTCCGCTCTCGGACAGAaggattctaaaaaaaaaaaaaagga TCACGCGTGTCAGCTGAGG gatGTGGAGCCGACGGTTGCCCCGTATCAGGAAGCCGTCCAGGGCCTGGGTTGCTGGTGCACCTCGTGTTGGCCGTCTGGCCATTCTTCTGCGTCCCTGGTGTGGTCGTGGCGCGGAGCTTGCCTGTACAGGTATCGACTGACACATGAG AGGATGTATTTCTGTGGGGTGAACTACCGTGAGGAAAATTACAAGATGCAGGACAGCCAGGAGGAACCTGACATGGCCATTTGCCAGCCGCATACAAGAAGGGTTGAGGCGCGAGTGAGGGTTCTGGAGGATGAGGGTGTGGAGATCATTAACATCCCGGTGCCCAAGTTCAGCGGACAGTGGACCCCTGCTGACATCGTTCAGGACTCAAACAGA AGACTGGAAGCATATCTGGCTCTGCGTTTGAACAAATGCTACGTCACTTCCTCCACACCAAACACTCTGTTGTGGATGCCGCCCAGAGACTTACTGGAGCTTCTTGTCAACATCAAGTGTAACTGCAGCAAACACTGCTATCTTATAATTGAGGCTCTTCGCAATAGCCATCCCTTTA gCTGGCAAACCACCGGACCAATGCCGCAGTCCTACCTGGTACGTGGAAAAGATGGTAGTGGACCGGAAGCTGGAGCCCCAT ATAAAGATCAGATATTGAACTCTGACCACACAAGCCACACACATTCACCATACCATTTTTCTCTTTTCACAGGTATCCAGAAGCGAGAGGCGCTCAACTGCCACAAGATTCTCCACTTTGAGAATAAGTTTGTGGTTGAGACGCTTATCTGTGAGCGTAGGGGGGTGGGGTGA